The nucleotide window AACCAGACATCAGCATGTGGACACCCTATTACACAACCTGGCCCAGCAAAGCAGCCAGGACAGGAAAATAAGCGTGGCTACCGTCAACGGGTTTGAATTCCTCGACCTCAAGGATATCATCTGGTGTCATTCAGAAGGCAGTTATACTACTTTTCACCTGGCCAACAATATGAAAGTCACCTCCTCCCGTGGCCTCGGATTTTATGAAAATCTCCTCGGTGCAAATAACTTTTGCCGCATCCATCAATCTACCATCATCAACTTACGTTTCATCAAAAGTTATATCAAAGGGAAAAACGGCTATGTGACGATGACTAACGGTGTCAAGCTGGAGATTTCACAACGGCGGAAAAATGATTTCCTGAATACATTGTAATGATATCCCATATAGATATATAAATTTCTATTTATGCACAGTTTCCATTACAAAAGGATTACTTTGTTGCTACTGTTGCTGTTTAAAACAGCGTTGATTTTTTCCCAAATAACAAAGGTCTCTACATCTAAGATTCCGGATGAAACATTTTCTTTCTCTGCACCGGAAGACGAGGGATTTTCCTCAAAAGGCTTAAGCGATATATTTACTTATGTGAAAGAAAAAAAAGTAAATATTCACAGCCTTTTAATCGTACGGAATAAGAAGATCGTATTTGATGCCTGTTTTTATCCCTTTCGCTCAAATCTACGGCATGATATAGCATCGTGTACCAAATCAATAACATCCATACTTATTGGCATAGCCATAGATAAAGGCTATATTAAGAATGAAGATCAATTGGTTTCATTTTTTTTCCCGGAGATCAAACTAACTGGTAAGGGTTTTGCAACATTATCAATCAAAGACCTGCTCACTATGAAGTCGGGTTTTGATTGCGGCTCTTCAAATGAAGATAGTCTCTTCAATGAGTTATTTCCATCTAACAATTGGCCAGAATTTATTTTCGATATTCCTTTTGTAGATAATCCCGGCCAGCAATTCTCTTATTGCAGTTGCAATTATTACTTGCTGGCTGAAATTATTCACCGGGCAACCGGATTATCCCCTGAAGATTTTGCCAGAAAGTACCTCTTTAATGATTTAGGAATAAAGTCCATTTATTGGTCGAAAAATAAGAAAGGTATTAATTACGGTTGGGGAGATCTTGCCTTAGAACCGCATGATCTTGCTAAAATCGGCCAGCTATTGTTGGACGATGGCAAATGGAACAATAAACCCATTATTTCCTCAGACTGGGTTAAAAAAGTCAAATCGAAGAACACGGCATTTTCAAATGGAAATGGCTACGGCTATGGTTTTTGGATAGACAAAGACAAGGAGCATGCTTACAATGCCGAAGGCAGAGGTTGGCAGAAGATACATATCGACTCCTTAAACAACGCAATTGTCGTAATTACGGCTGGTGGCGTTAATGAAGAGGAGAAGGAACGGATTGGTGATATTATTGGTAATGCGCTCCACCTTGATGAAAAATTGAAAAGTGATCCTGTAGCCTTTAATAGCTTAAAAAAAATGGAACTTCAAGCGGCAACAGCGGTTATTGATTCGCCCGCGTACATTTCCATTGCTAGTGAAAAAGGGAAGTTATTTAATAAAACAATCATTTTCCCAAAGAACAGTTTGGCCATTAAAAGCGCCGAAATTATTTGGAAAAAAGGGAATCTATCCCTTATGTTAAAACAAACCGGGGAACAAACCGTCATTTATCCTTTAGGAATTGGTACTGCCTATAAATTTTATCAAGATGCCCGCTCTGGCCACCTGTATGCGTTAAGAGGATATTGGAAAGCCACCAAT belongs to Chitinophaga sp. HK235 and includes:
- a CDS encoding LytTR family DNA-binding domain-containing protein, coding for MTITTVIIEDDEKNMHVICDLIRQFAPDLEVVGTASHIAESIELIENKAPQLVFMDIQIADGTGFDVLRKLSARNFELVFITAYDNYALKAFKFAAIDYLLKPVGLNEFREAVDRARTRINEKTRHQHVDTLLHNLAQQSSQDRKISVATVNGFEFLDLKDIIWCHSEGSYTTFHLANNMKVTSSRGLGFYENLLGANNFCRIHQSTIINLRFIKSYIKGKNGYVTMTNGVKLEISQRRKNDFLNTL
- a CDS encoding serine hydrolase, whose translation is MHSFHYKRITLLLLLLFKTALIFSQITKVSTSKIPDETFSFSAPEDEGFSSKGLSDIFTYVKEKKVNIHSLLIVRNKKIVFDACFYPFRSNLRHDIASCTKSITSILIGIAIDKGYIKNEDQLVSFFFPEIKLTGKGFATLSIKDLLTMKSGFDCGSSNEDSLFNELFPSNNWPEFIFDIPFVDNPGQQFSYCSCNYYLLAEIIHRATGLSPEDFARKYLFNDLGIKSIYWSKNKKGINYGWGDLALEPHDLAKIGQLLLDDGKWNNKPIISSDWVKKVKSKNTAFSNGNGYGYGFWIDKDKEHAYNAEGRGWQKIHIDSLNNAIVVITAGGVNEEEKERIGDIIGNALHLDEKLKSDPVAFNSLKKMELQAATAVIDSPAYISIASEKGKLFNKTIIFPKNSLAIKSAEIIWKKGNLSLMLKQTGEQTVIYPLGIGTAYKFYQDARSGHLYALRGYWKATNEFEIEFNMLSKINKYLIDFKIGDNGNEVLIKEGTHNINEVFPVSIMD